From the genome of Thermosynechococcus sp. NK55a:
CTACAACCGCATTCAGTACCGTTTCCTTGATGAGCTACAAAAGGTTCACCCGGAGCTTTTAGAGGTGGGACAGGCCTTGATTCGTGAATCGGGTCATGTTTGTGTCTTTTACACCTTTGGCAATATCATGGAGTCGGTGGAGTGGGAAACGGTGGTTGGCCCCATGCTGAAGACCGACACCGATTGGATTCACGGCGGCTATGCCGTTGCCAGTAGCTTGGGATGGGGCCGTTGGCAAGCCCTAGAAGTGGTCCGGAACGAATCCTGTCGAGTGGCCATTGATGGTAACTACGAAACCAACTACTTCTTGGCCTCCTATCCCCATGCTGTCCAACCGGCCTGCTATTTTGCCCAAGGGGCGGTCCCTGCAATGATGAACATTGTCTATAACGGCCGCATTCAACAGAAACCCGTCTTGGATGAGGCTTTTTACAATCGTCTCTTTCAGCGGGGCGGTGTCTTTCAGGGGGTGGAGGTGAAGGCACGGGAAAAAGGTGATCCTTGGTGTGAATTTTATGCCCAACGCCTATAGGTTAGTTCTAAGGGATGCCGATTCAACTTTCTAAACGCCGCGAATGTGGCGGCACATGGGTGGTTGATCTGGATTTGGGGCGATCGCCCACCGATGCGGAACTTACGTCCCTTGCCCAACGCTATGGTGGTCGCTGTCGCCAGTTTCAACAGTTGATCTGGTTAGATTTGCCCAGCGGTCGGATTACGGCCTCACTGCGGCTGTCGCGTCTGACGATTCGCCTTGGGGATAAGACCCTAGAAGCAGCCATTATTGCAGACCTGCAGCAGCTTGCTGAGGATGCCGTGGCAGCTTGTGGAATCGATGTTTAGCGCTGGTTATGGCGGGCTGGCTGGGCACATACGATTTCTTGCTGGTTTCGATGACCCTGGGGGCGATGCTGGCACTATCGCTCTATTTGCCCTTAATGAGTGGCCAACTCTCCCTTGCCAGTCCAGCTTTTTATGCCATTGGTGGCTATATTGCTGCTTTGCTTTCCACCCGTGTTTTTACAGGACTGAACCCCTATCCGGTGCCCTTGGTGCTGGGGGAAATGGTTTTGGCGGCTCTTGTCTGTGGTCTGGTGGGATGGGGCTTGGGGGTACCAGTACTGCGGTTACGGGGCATTTATTTTGCCATTGCGACAATCGCTTTTTCTGAGGTGCTGCGGGTGTTGGCACTCAATTTGGAGGTTACCGGGGGGGCGGTCGGTATCTTTGGGATTCCCCAACCCTTTAGTACGCCCTTGGGCTATCTGTGGCTGACGCTGCCCTTGCTGATCATGGTGGCGATCGCCATCGGTCATTTGGAACAGACCCGTGCTGGCAAGGCAATGCAGGCCATTCGTAGCGATGAATTGGTGGCACAGACCTTGGGCATTGATACCACTCACTACAAGGTTTTGGGCTTTGTCTTGGGGGCTATTCTGGCGGGGGTGGCTGGGGTTTTGGCTGCTCATCTCTTGAATACTTGGAATCCCCGTCAGGGCACGTTTGATACCGGGGTGCTGGCACTGACGGCAGTGCTGATAGGGGGCAATCGGACATTCGTGGGGCCGATCGCTGGCGGTATACTCTTTACGGCCTTACCAGAACTCCTACGGAGCCTTGCCGATCAAGCCTATTTGCCACCACCAGTGGCCACTTTTTGCCGCGATGGGCGTCTTATGCTCTATGGCTTGCTGATTATCCTTGGCACGCGGTTTTTTCCGAGGGGCTTGTGCCAGCCTCTCCGCTGGCGATCGCTCTGGAGCATCCTATTGGGTCATCAAACACGGAAAATGTAGCTAGTCTTGACCTCGCCGCTGCTGCGCTACAACTGCACCTATGACCTTTCCCCGCGTGACTGTTTCCCTGACCTTGCCCAGTGACTTGACCCAGCTGGAGGCACTATTGGCATGGTTTAATCAGTACCGCCCGCCCACGCTGCCCCTTGAGGAGTGGTTGAAATTGGAACTGGCGCTTGCAGAGGGGTTTACCAACGCCGTTCGCCATGCCCATCGCGATCGCCCCCCGGAGACGCCGATTCGCATTGATCTGTGCATCGCCGAGACCCACATTGAATTGCGCATTTGGGATCGGGGTGACCCCTTTGACCTGGGGGCAAAGTTGCAAACGCTGCCGCCGCAAATTTCCACTGATGCCGAAGGAGGACGGGGTCTACGCCTTTTGGCAACGATCATGGATGAATTGGCCTATCAAGCCATAGAGGAGGGTGGCAACTGTTTGATTCTGCGCAAAACCGTGAAGCCGACCCCCCAATAACTCTATTCCTTGTGGGGAAAAAGGCGGGCTGCCAATTCCTCGTAGGTGGCATCAAAGGGACAGCGATCGCTCCTTGGGCACTGCCGACAGTATTTGCCATCGCTATAGCGTTCCAGGTTTTGGCGGTTAAAAAAGTAGGGCTTGTGGCTAAAGGTACTGGCGACCCACTGCCATGAGAGGTTATTACTTGCCGGATCGCCATCGAGCAAGTGCTGCAGAAACCAAGCGGCGCCCGCCTGCCAGCGCACCCGACACCAATGCACCACATAGGCAGCCAACCAGAGGCGAACATGGTTGTGCAAGTAGCCGGTTCGTTGCAGGTCGTAACTAAAGGCATCCATACAGGCTAGCCCCGTTGCCGCAGCGATGAGAGCAGGGGGCAATTGCGCTTGATAGTCGGTTGCCTGCCAGCCCGTCTTGTAGGGTTCAATGTCCTGCCACAGGCGATCGCCCCAATGGGCATAGAGGCGCTGCCAATAGTCTCGCCACGCCAATTGTTGCAATAGCGCCTCCGCTTGAGAGGGGTCATCTACCGATTGCCGTACGCGATCGCGCACCGCCGCTAAACTGATTACCCCATGGCGCAAATAGGCCGAAAGGCCCGTCACTGCCCCCGTTAAAAAGTTGCGACTTTTGCCATAGCGTAGGGGCTGAATTTTGGCCAAACGCTCTTGGGCTGCTCCTAAGCCACCATAGGTTTCACTAACCGTGTCATCTTCCCCCACGACATCGGCAAACACTTGGCGCAGATAAGGCACATAGGCATCACGGTTTCCCAACCGTCGCTCCACGGCAGCCGCCGCAAGAAGGTCTTTGGCAGAATGAGTCATCGGTCTAAGGGCTGAGCAAACGTTCCAGGCGATAGCGATTATCCAAGCGTCCCACAAGGCGGCGCACTGGTCGGGGATACACCCGCACCAATGTTGGCGTGGCTTGGACTTGATCCTCCTCCGCCAGATCTGGTTGCTTAGTGACATCCACCACTTTGAGCGTGTAGGGCACCTTAAGGGAGCAACTGAGCAAATCATGGAGGTTTTTGAGGGCAACCTCAGCCGCATGGGTTTCGCCGCGCACATAGAGGCGAAAGATATAGCGATCGGGTTGCGAAGGACGCGGTGCAAAACTGCTCGGGGGCGTGGCTTCCTGCAAATCATAGATCAGTTGGTGGTGCTCCCACAGTTGCGGAAAGCTGCTGCGGTAGGCCTCTAGGGCTTGGGCATCGCAGGGATGCTGCGGATCCTGTATCAACTGCCACGGCAACGTGGGCTGATGAGCAGGGGCAAAGAGGGCATTCAATAGGGGACGATGGGGCCATGCCAAAGGATAAACCTCCGCCGCCACCCGCAGGCAGTGCTGTTCTTCATCAAACCAGTAATCGACGGCCGCCGTATAACAGGGAGAGAGAAAAAGGGGCGGCTCCTCTAAATCCAAGAGTTGTTGCAGGGCTTGACAGAGTGACTGATGCCAATGTCCCTGCTTTGATGGGTCACGGCAAAAGACCACATCCTCCCCCGGCGTAAAGAGCGCCAACCCCTTGTATAGGATAGGCTTGAGGCCAACCA
Proteins encoded in this window:
- a CDS encoding branched-chain amino acid ABC transporter permease, whose product is MAGWLGTYDFLLVSMTLGAMLALSLYLPLMSGQLSLASPAFYAIGGYIAALLSTRVFTGLNPYPVPLVLGEMVLAALVCGLVGWGLGVPVLRLRGIYFAIATIAFSEVLRVLALNLEVTGGAVGIFGIPQPFSTPLGYLWLTLPLLIMVAIAIGHLEQTRAGKAMQAIRSDELVAQTLGIDTTHYKVLGFVLGAILAGVAGVLAAHLLNTWNPRQGTFDTGVLALTAVLIGGNRTFVGPIAGGILFTALPELLRSLADQAYLPPPVATFCRDGRLMLYGLLIILGTRFFPRGLCQPLRWRSLWSILLGHQTRKM
- a CDS encoding ATP-binding protein codes for the protein MTFPRVTVSLTLPSDLTQLEALLAWFNQYRPPTLPLEEWLKLELALAEGFTNAVRHAHRDRPPETPIRIDLCIAETHIELRIWDRGDPFDLGAKLQTLPPQISTDAEGGRGLRLLATIMDELAYQAIEEGGNCLILRKTVKPTPQ
- a CDS encoding FAD-binding domain-containing protein, whose amino-acid sequence is MTHSAKDLLAAAAVERRLGNRDAYVPYLRQVFADVVGEDDTVSETYGGLGAAQERLAKIQPLRYGKSRNFLTGAVTGLSAYLRHGVISLAAVRDRVRQSVDDPSQAEALLQQLAWRDYWQRLYAHWGDRLWQDIEPYKTGWQATDYQAQLPPALIAAATGLACMDAFSYDLQRTGYLHNHVRLWLAAYVVHWCRVRWQAGAAWFLQHLLDGDPASNNLSWQWVASTFSHKPYFFNRQNLERYSDGKYCRQCPRSDRCPFDATYEELAARLFPHKE
- a CDS encoding circadian clock KaiB family protein; the encoded protein is MVGLKPILYKGLALFTPGEDVVFCRDPSKQGHWHQSLCQALQQLLDLEEPPLFLSPCYTAAVDYWFDEEQHCLRVAAEVYPLAWPHRPLLNALFAPAHQPTLPWQLIQDPQHPCDAQALEAYRSSFPQLWEHHQLIYDLQEATPPSSFAPRPSQPDRYIFRLYVRGETHAAEVALKNLHDLLSCSLKVPYTLKVVDVTKQPDLAEEDQVQATPTLVRVYPRPVRRLVGRLDNRYRLERLLSP